The segment TCATACTCAAGTAGTCTTTCatctgaaataatttttaatttaataaagatttttgtaaAGGATATAAGCTCCTTGATTATTTACTGCAGTTTTagctgtaatatttttgaataaacaTAACCAATTTATAAGATAATTTTCTGTTAAAATTTATGCTTTGCAATTAGCTATTTCCTTTTGTATGCTAGGGCTAAATTAGGTTTAACTAAGAGagattactaaaataataaatggtaAAAAAAGATTTACCTGATGATGGAAGATATCTACCGAATAGGCATCTTTTTAATGGCGGTAATGCCTGCGATTTCAATACTTTGATATGTTTTTTCAGCTTACTTTCCAATTCTTTTGCTAActaaggaaaaaatatataaaagtaataattagaaattaatGCAGTATTTCATACAAGAAACCTTTTTTTGGTCACACACTTACACACATTAGTTCATttgagtgatttttttttatttggtctTTATAGCCATGTGAAGCAGTTTCTTAAACTGCTTTGTAGAttttggtaaattaaaaaaataaggaacTTTGGGTTGATATCTCAAAGTCCTTTTCGATGACTCAGTTCAGGATATAGATTAGTCATTTTGATTAATTCATGCCTATGATTAAGTCAACGTagaggtaaaacataaaaaatagacatgtattattagaaaatcttacaaaaagtttccatttaaaaattcttacaataatataacacaataatttgttataataggccatttatttaaggaattaaTTTTGGAATTAATGATATAACCAGGGCGAAGAGGATACACattcaaatgtttttatttctgaCCTGAACtagtcaaatatatataacactgAAATGTTACAAATGGAGTTCTTTCATAgtctaaaacaaattaatactgattcattttagttttttaaggaTTATGTGAAATGAAGTAGAAACATTTTCCAAgatatatttagtaatttgtcattcatttatattttagtttttttttataattaattcgcCTAGAATTaagtgaaattttaataattgagtTTGAGTCTTAGATAAatgaaggtaaattttaatctatgtttttctatttccCAAACTTTAAAGGTacttagataataaatatgtatattttcagAACTACTTTACTGAAGGTGAATTAAACTAACCTTGAAAGTGATTAATGGGTCTTCGCTGTCGTCTTTGTAATATTCAACATTTATAGTAACCAGACCTCGGTCAAACAGTCTTATAGAAACTGTAACACCTTTCGTTCCAGTTAAAATTTTCAGGGATCCACCATCTAGACTAATTTCAGCGGCTAATAAAAGATTAGGAATGTACTCTTTCAGCAATGTTTGCAACTGTTCAAATACAGATTTTTGACCACTTTCATCAGCCAAACGAGCCGAATCTAAGGAAAAATCTATCAACACACTTTGCACCgacattgtttttatataaaatagattaattatttggTACGTAAACTTTAGCACCGGCAATTTTGTAAAGACAAAATTGAAAATGAAtgaatttgaaatttgaatgaaatgaatttaaattaccaGGGTTGCCATAAAATTTCGATTTCAAAATTCCACTTAGCTGTAACAAGAAATTCacaacataaaaaatttctgTTTAAAAATAGGTAGTTCAATATTatcatctatttatttttttcgttattattattttttttttaaacttaaagcAGAACCTTTTTCGAAATCAAAGATTCAATATCACCAATAAAGTAACTGATAACTGACAATTGACTTATGACAGACACGGCTAgcatcataaaattttaccaTCCGTCTTTTAGCAAAAATCAGGGTGCGAAAAGAATTTTGAGATATGGCTGGGAATACTGCTGAAGAAGTTGAggtatttgaaaatataaaataccttcaatttgttaaaaatttccaatgataaatatattaaacagatTCATTACATTTCAACTTCAATATATGCTGATGTGGCTAGGCTAACTTTCTCTCCGGCATTACTTTTAagttattcatatttaattagttttattttaattagtgcATTATTTCGGTTTAAGTTGACgttaaaagataaataaatttacgtttTCTTCTACTAGCTTTCATTGGAATCTTaggttatattttgtaaaaaaaatgactTGTGTATTTAAGGGTTCGGCAGGTCCCGAGACTAAAACTACTAACAATGCGGAGATACCACCCGAGTTTTTGATCAAGCACCCTCTGCAGAATGCGTGGAGCTTATGGTTTTACGacaatgatagaacaaaaacaTGGGAAGAGAATCAGATTGAATTAACAACCTTTGACACAGTTGAAGATTTTTGGAGGTAAAAACCAAAttcaattacattaattactatagtatataaatacataataataatgagaTCCCAATAGACTtgattaaatcataaaaattgatatactaataaaataaagaagcattaatatataCCATGTGGGAATTCCTTctgaattttacttttataaaagtgTAATTGCACTTGCTGTAATATGTATGTTGCATAGATTTAAGTTCATGTAAATAGGatctaaatgtatttatagatTGATCTAGTTAAcacataatatgttatatatatacaacagtattttatgtttaaataaatctttcacATGATCTATTGTTCcaacatcatcatcatcattataatacaaaggacaaaaaattgtttattctaGGCTTTTCCACCATATTAAAGCCCCATCTGAGTTGCGCCAAGGCCATGACTATGCCGTATTCAAAAAAGGAATTCGACCCATGTGGGAAGATGATGCTAACAAAATGGGTGGGAGATGGCTGATTAGTCTTGAAAAGAGCAAACGTAATTCTGACCTTGATCGATTCTGGTTAGATTGTGTAAGTATTCTTTCATATTTACTAATGATAAAATAGTGACACTGCCTTATTATTAATCGGGGAAAGAAGAAGTTTCAAGTAGAGATACAGAATTTAAGACATAACAAACTTGTatcaaaaatcatattaaaaatttatgttactGCTATGCAGGCTAAATATGCATATTTTTCTCCCTATATTTCATCTTTTTTTCTCTATTATGTACATCAGGCTAGGCAGCTAGTGACCCACTCTTGAAGAGGCACATATTTAAtagcattttaaaatttgcagGTACTTCTATTAATTGGAGAAAACTTTGAACATCCTGAAGAAATCTGTGGGGCTGTTGTTAATGTTAGACcaaaattagataaaattgGTAAGTGTCTtataatactattatatacATCTTCGTTTAAAACATAgctgaattatttaaaacttttttatattaagaaatacaGTTTAGTTTTATGATATGTTATACGATAGTTATATGatatactatataattatttataccttaatttttatgataaaatatttgtattctgAAGTTTTGgttaaatattgtttgataTAACAGTGTTTACAGAagtttattagataaatacttttttacttatttttattcagaTCAATAATAGTTAGTGGTAGTGTGCTGAGTTTTAATCTCATacaattattagaaaatataatataatatggattagaattttaatttcatattaataataatcatggtaaccaaaatgttattattttaattccacATTTAATAATGAGCTtgattaagtttaattaatattgacaattattgtataaacTTTTCAGCTGTGTGGACTGCAGACACATCCAAGCAGCAGGCTGTCTTGGACATTGGTAGGAAATTAAAAGACCAGCTCGGGATTCATGGAAAGATTGGCTTCCAAGTTCATCGTGATACCATGGTCAAGCACTCATCTTCCACCAAGAACCTCTACACTGTCTAGCATCCACCATACAATCAATTCCATCCAGTCTCGCAAACCATACAAAATTGTTATGTGGTTTATGTCCAACGGAATGGAATTGTTATTCCAATGttgtgttggaaataatttaacttGTGAAATGTCAATGTGATAGCACACAGTATATAGAAATTCAACTATATTTTGTTGTCTCCATAATCTGTGCAACCAAATTGTGATAAGGAACCATAAATGTAACTAggattaaattataaacaatgatattatattatgaaaacacaatgttttatattgtctGTCTCCTTTATTGAAAGAGTTCTTGgataacattataatatcattggttttaagttaatttatgaCAGACTGCACTTCATACAATTAGAAGACCGACTTTCTTAAGTTTTAACAGTACAATTCTTAACCGAGTAAAATATGATGGCaactgtcaactgtcattaaCCAACGAAGTAGGTTATCAATCGAatgtgttgttttttttttcaagtgaTTTTAACTTTCTACAGTATGGGGAGATTGTTGTCTGTTTCGTCTGTAGCTGACATCTCTATTGTAGTTGTTGGAAAAATTGTGGTATAACAAAGTGTGAAGTCTGttatttgtcttaaaaaaatattaaatttactgaCAATATTAGGTTGACGTTTCATGAATTCTCACTAAGCGAGTTTGACTAATGAGTGGAAGTACTAAACTGTATGTTTGTTGGATGGTActatgataaataatttaaaaggtttagattaatattaaatactttatttgaaAGAAATATGCTCGACAAGCAATATTGGcttatgaaatattaagaaaatagtTAACAGTGTACATTGGTAGTCAACCTGTGACATGACTTAGAGCtagtttaatttcaatttttaataagttcgTCAAATACAAGTTTTGTTATTTAACAGCTAACCAGTGtggattaattttaaaatatatatataggtttcTATTTACTCATTAAGGGCTAAGGCCAAATAAGTATGTCTtggttgtaatttttaatactgtaCTCTAGCTTTGTAGCACCTCTGTTAATTCTTGGTACTAAAATGTCTTATGCATTGCTTAAATTGTCCTCGGTGTTCAATAGACTATATTTTggtatttcatataaaaatactaaagcatgtgtgtatttattttacctttcCCATTAAGAAGATATGAAAAGATAGATCGCAAGTGATTTACCAAACGTTGGAATGTCAGTAGTGGTTTTGCTCTATCAAGTTTCATTATGCAAATGCCTCtcaataaacattaaaattatttataattgtggttatttttaacaaacttATTCCAAGTTTATATGTAATGTAAGAATAAATGCGACCCCTATCGCGCAATTATTTGTTCAAAATTCAAATCTCATCTGTATCAAAGCGTTAATTTAACTATGACATTAATACTTTCTCATGAACGTTCTTGCCTACTAGGAGAAATGCTCAAAgtagttttattgtttattttttaatcttaataacATGAAACTTTGATATATTGTTAAAGTATATTTCATCAATTCAGGAATTTACATTGGGTTTCTActtacaaaaaacttaaaattttaaaaataatatgttttttattattattagcgaGTGCTAGTCTGTGACGCGTAAGCAAGTCGTGTTAGTTTTTATATGGTTCGACCAAAATTCTCCAATTATTACCAATTACAAGACCTGGCTGTATGGATCAAAGTCCTTTGACTTTCCTATtagggataaattaatatcaaaatcaTTATAGGTGGTTTTAGAGTAAAGGGTGCAATAGGTAATGTCATTTCATATGACAAATTAAAGTAGGGCCAATTTAATAGTTCacatgtaatatgtattacaaagTGTACAATTgctatatattgatataactttattcaatTCCGATTACATAGTGATAATAGAAGATAAATTCACGATTTACTTTTACTCATAATACTGACGTTGTTACAATGTTGCATCAGTGAAGATATGAAGCTAAAATTGACAGATGTCAAATGTGATCTATAGAATTAGAGATAAAATAATCGGTGCAGAGCAGAGCTTGATAAGAAGCGGCTATGTTATCAATGCAATTAGTATTTTCAATAGCAACACCTCTTCACAAATATTGTTTGgggaattttatttcatagagtATAGTGTACTGGGTTcccataattataaaatttatttacaaagtaGGTATAATATATGAGTCACGGAGCAGGAAGGCCGAAATCATAGTTGATATTTgataaagttatattaaatcGTTCGTCAAGTTCAGTCCTGTTCTAATAGTTAATTGCATTGATACTCTCACTTAgcagataataataaagagtGATCTATGGCATCAAATAGCGAGGTAAGCTCTCTTTAATATTTACGTTTTAGTTTACACAAATACAGCATAATTATTTGCCGCGATTTTTAACTTTCATTAAACCAACTTTCCCAAAGACCGAAATTTTAACGATTCTGGttggtatattttataactattacAAGTAAAGTGAATATGGACAAACAGTTGCAATTTTAGGTACGATGTGTAACATTTAACGACTCATAAATTACCTATAAACTtcgttaatttaaaacattgtattttaGAACTTAAAAGCAGTTGAGATGAATACTACGGCCTTAACAAATGATTATTACCACCCTTTAGAATACCACTGGAAGTTATGGGTATTTACGAACGATAAAAAGGACTGGGAAGAAAATTTAGTTTGTGCAGCGGACAGTGTTGCCAACTCGGATTTTGAAAATTACGTAGGTCAGATTAAACAATTACGTAGATTTAGCAAAAATTGTATAGGAAAAGTTCGTAGATCTacgtacttttttttatgagtGAAATGAAGAGGGTAGGGTTGgtaaaactgaataaaaagagtgttatttttttgaaatggaaataaaaaaaaatatattcattattattttctggtaaattaaatttgtacatgtttttattaaaaagtttaatatgatCTTGCGTTGGCCCAGGATTACTTTTCAGATcactttttgtaaaatgtaacCCTGTGAGGGTTTCAGTAGACTGAGGTCCGTTTCTGATGTTAGTTTTCATCaagtttattaaagaaaaacgtcGTTCAACATTTGCGCTACTATGAGGTAATGTTAATAACTTTTGTGTAAATTGGGCTAGGAGGGGAAACTGCTGAGTTGcatctcattttttttattttggcaaTATGACGCCAAAAGTCATCTGCTTTGAATATCTGATCCTCTTGAAATGGTAGATTTGTGTTTCTTAAAGTTCTCCATTCCCGGTCTGattgtttttaacttttttttttcgaaagtAATAGATATTATGCCTATTCAGCCTAATGAATTTGGATATTGtgcaaaattttcaatttgattaaaaatacgtagattCTGTGACTGAAGTTCGTAGGTTTTCAGAAAAGGCCTAAAATACGTAGATCTACGTAAAAAGACGTAGAGTTGGCAACGCTGGCAGCGGATTTCGGAACTGTTGAAGATTTTTGGAGGTTTTCATTTTGATTCTAACCGTATCGTAGTAGAATGATAGTAGGATGACTCAAACAATAAGCATAAATAGTAGTAAGAGCCTAACGATAGTTTAAATAAGTGTTCGTAAAAATCaacgataatttttttacagtaacaAAGCAAAGTTGCTATtccaaatattaatagtttattttagtttattttataaatataaattaaaacgatGCTTGTTTCCGCCGAGAGTGCCAAATTTGTACAATAATTTCCTATTACTTGAATGCCAAGTCGAGCAATAAAGCGGCGCTGCCGTACCATCCTTTCCTCGAAGACCATTTTCGGTAACTTCGTTGTGGATAAGATTAGAagattatgaaaatataacattCGGCTCTCGGCCTACagcctctgtcttctttgccgatgagtatgAATGTCTTCCGATTCACATTTAAtaacgtggaataagtgatagcTGTATTCCatagtaaacatttttttgttatgtttttgatgGCATTCAATTTTACGCGTCGCTTGCGCCAAGAAGCTGTGAATATTTGACTTTCGAGTATTTTTTCAGTATTATTCACCACATAAAGAGGCCTTCTGAGATGAAATCAGGGCAggattatttaatattcaaaaagGGCATACAACCAAAGTGGGAACATCCAGCTAATGAGAATGGAGGAAGGTGGATTATCAATGTAGAAAAAAATCTTAGCCGTTTAGACGAGGTCTGGTTGCTTTTGGTACGaatgttttactattttaaattaaaatacataatagtgaatttgttaattgttta is part of the Pieris napi chromosome 21, ilPieNapi1.2, whole genome shotgun sequence genome and harbors:
- the LOC125060198 gene encoding eukaryotic translation initiation factor 4E1-like — encoded protein: MAGNTAEEVEGSAGPETKTTNNAEIPPEFLIKHPLQNAWSLWFYDNDRTKTWEENQIELTTFDTVEDFWRLFHHIKAPSELRQGHDYAVFKKGIRPMWEDDANKMGGRWLISLEKSKRNSDLDRFWLDCVLLLIGENFEHPEEICGAVVNVRPKLDKIAVWTADTSKQQAVLDIGRKLKDQLGIHGKIGFQVHRDTMVKHSSSTKNLYTV
- the LOC125060199 gene encoding eukaryotic translation initiation factor 4E1-like, translated to MASNSENLKAVEMNTTALTNDYYHPLEYHWKLWVFTNDKKDWEENLVCAADFGTVEDFWSIIHHIKRPSEMKSGQDYLIFKKGIQPKWEHPANENGGRWIINVEKNLSRLDEVWLLLLLLMVGENLPHGDIICGAVVNIRSKCKIGLWLADGANQKKVIEIGRVLKDNMKSHNIGRINFHLHKKNVNMITM